One part of the Dyadobacter sp. 676 genome encodes these proteins:
- a CDS encoding tail fiber domain-containing protein, which yields MKTNQLLSTISLAAFTALSTASMAQVKIGSNPTTITPGANLDVEGQNSSHTVVMQSGNVGINHPNPPTTLHVQAVSNLDLPSAANVVARFDPVGGSNIDSAASIAINAGRAVVGFAIDAEQSKYAFLRGNSTTDLRLQVIDANQVLQEDAFVISTLGSSTGFIGINNEAPQSRLDVRGDIKAVANPGAQTGNIWNGTSNVSGFEVRTTAAGDAWVGIQRAGSVSPLHVSKPAGTTSGEMINFAVGGNGVGAITHTTTNVQYNTTSDQRLKENIRATKFGLEALKAVKVYDYNYKKDPAKTLSTGVLAQELHAVYPQAVTVGGADAKTAPWQVDYSKLVPMLIQSLQELDKEVESLKNEKAQLSAELKRKEAAYAGFNNRLSQLERALNGGEDAKSVSR from the coding sequence ATGAAAACAAATCAACTGTTATCCACCATCTCCCTTGCAGCGTTTACTGCCTTGTCGACGGCCTCCATGGCCCAGGTGAAAATTGGTTCAAACCCCACGACGATAACCCCGGGGGCCAACCTGGACGTCGAAGGGCAAAACAGTAGCCACACGGTAGTGATGCAATCCGGTAATGTGGGGATCAACCATCCGAATCCGCCGACTACCTTACACGTCCAGGCGGTCTCAAACCTGGACCTTCCTTCCGCCGCTAATGTCGTGGCGCGTTTCGATCCGGTGGGTGGGTCCAATATCGATTCGGCTGCGTCCATTGCGATTAATGCCGGACGTGCCGTAGTAGGGTTTGCCATCGATGCCGAACAGAGTAAATACGCGTTTCTGCGGGGAAACTCGACTACCGATCTCCGCCTGCAGGTGATCGATGCGAACCAGGTTCTTCAGGAAGACGCGTTCGTGATCTCGACGCTGGGTAGCAGCACGGGCTTTATCGGTATTAATAACGAAGCTCCGCAATCCCGCCTGGACGTTCGGGGAGACATAAAAGCGGTCGCAAACCCCGGTGCGCAAACCGGCAACATCTGGAACGGCACTTCCAATGTGAGCGGTTTTGAAGTGCGTACTACTGCGGCGGGCGACGCATGGGTGGGCATCCAGCGTGCGGGATCGGTATCTCCGTTGCACGTTTCCAAGCCGGCCGGAACGACATCCGGGGAGATGATCAACTTCGCCGTGGGCGGCAACGGAGTTGGCGCGATCACGCACACTACTACCAATGTGCAATATAACACCACGTCGGATCAACGCCTCAAAGAAAACATCCGGGCCACTAAATTTGGGTTAGAAGCATTGAAAGCCGTGAAAGTATACGATTACAACTATAAGAAAGATCCTGCCAAAACCCTTTCAACGGGCGTACTTGCACAGGAATTGCACGCGGTATATCCGCAGGCTGTGACCGTCGGTGGTGCCGATGCTAAAACCGCCCCGTGGCAGGTCGATTACAGCAAGCTGGTTCCTATGCTCATCCAATCGTTGCAGGAGCTTGACAAGGAAGTGGAATCGTTGAAAAACGAAAAGGCGCAGCTAAGTGCCGAGTTGAAGCGGAAAGAAGCGGCCTATGCCGGATTTAACAATCGCCTTAGCCAACTTGAACGCGCGCTTAACGGCGGAGAGGATGCGAAATCGGTGAGCCGATGA
- a CDS encoding T9SS type A sorting domain-containing protein yields the protein MKQNYTSSSGTRWISTTVVAALLLFGPVARAQEGSQGNTTIFGGAQMTFFGNHNFVTGGGGAQPGVILTERASGNFGVLNFSGDNLTSTGASDAGYVDGYVRKYGTGTFVFPVGDNGFLGQFAASADGTMGAYFHADPNTAITSNLFTGSDYTALPNGGPFATSSVGANVDVVSTVEYWDIDGANATPLTLTWDAGSAIASLTGSQLNKLTIVGWNGTEWVAIPSRVDTISVLGGSSDLTTGSITTVAPLAPDTYTAYTFASLLVPMPVTLVKFTAVAENGTVLLGWSTTEETNSDRFEILRSTDGKKWAHIGTVASSGESKVLVNYRYVDRNPVAGVNLYRLKMIDRATDGDNAAFAYSGIRDVRVDGGLTIGLYPNPVSDKLLISNSDEVRELNLSTVSGTRIIHQLRPPKDGIDVTRLTPGIYMLSLTLFDGTISTHKIVVSR from the coding sequence ATGAAACAGAACTATACCAGTTCATCCGGCACGCGATGGATCAGCACAACAGTCGTAGCGGCCCTGCTCTTGTTCGGCCCCGTGGCTCGCGCCCAGGAAGGCAGCCAGGGTAATACCACGATTTTCGGCGGCGCCCAGATGACCTTCTTCGGCAACCACAACTTTGTGACCGGCGGCGGGGGCGCTCAGCCCGGCGTAATCCTTACCGAACGGGCGTCGGGCAACTTCGGCGTGCTCAACTTCTCCGGCGACAACCTTACTTCCACCGGCGCCTCCGATGCGGGCTATGTGGACGGCTACGTGCGCAAGTACGGGACCGGCACATTCGTTTTTCCCGTCGGTGACAATGGCTTTTTAGGCCAGTTTGCGGCTTCGGCCGACGGAACCATGGGCGCGTATTTCCACGCCGACCCCAATACCGCCATTACCAGCAACCTTTTCACCGGATCGGACTACACCGCCCTTCCCAACGGCGGGCCTTTTGCGACAAGCAGCGTGGGCGCTAACGTCGACGTCGTCAGCACGGTCGAATACTGGGATATCGACGGCGCGAACGCGACCCCGCTGACCCTCACATGGGACGCGGGAAGTGCGATCGCTTCTTTGACCGGAAGCCAGCTTAACAAACTGACGATCGTAGGCTGGAACGGGACAGAATGGGTGGCCATTCCCTCCAGAGTCGACACTATATCCGTATTGGGCGGCAGCAGCGATCTGACAACGGGTTCCATCACGACCGTAGCGCCACTGGCGCCCGACACCTATACGGCGTATACCTTCGCGTCCCTTCTGGTACCGATGCCGGTTACGTTGGTCAAGTTTACGGCTGTTGCCGAAAACGGCACTGTACTGCTCGGCTGGTCGACGACGGAAGAGACCAACAGCGACCGTTTTGAAATCCTTCGCAGCACGGACGGCAAGAAGTGGGCGCACATCGGAACCGTCGCGTCCAGCGGAGAAAGCAAGGTCCTGGTCAATTACCGGTACGTGGACCGCAACCCGGTTGCCGGGGTAAATCTTTACAGATTGAAAATGATCGACCGCGCGACGGATGGCGACAACGCCGCATTCGCGTATAGCGGGATACGTGACGTGAGGGTCGACGGCGGGTTAACGATCGGGCTGTACCCCAACCCGGTGTCCGACAAACTACTGATCAGCAATTCGGACGAGGTCCGCGAATTGAACCTGAGCACCGTTTCGGGAACGAGGATTATTCACCAGCTTCGTCCGCCTAAAGATGGCATCGATGTTACACGGCTTACGCCCGGCATTTATATGCTAAGCCTGACCCTGTTTGACGGCACTATCAGCACACACAAAATAGTCGTTAGCAGGTAA